caaAACCAAGTTTCTTTTTCCGAGTATTACCATCTGGAGGTCATGTATTTATTAGTGGCTTTGCATTTAATCAACTTCGTAGGAACCTGTTCTTCATATAGTGGTTAGATTGATTGTAAGAGACTTTTAAGCTCATTGATATATCAAGGTAGTCAATGCAGTTTATAAGTAATTTTGGCATATTCTTATTTCCCTTTCAATTGAATCACATTATTGGAAGTATTGCTGAGTAAAAATTAGAAGTGAGATATATGtttgattttccattttcattatattataattctGCATCCATATATTCTTCCTGATTGATGATTGATCATCAACCGGCAAATATGAGCTACAATGAGGGTTGTGACGTCAGGTTGCAGCTCTTTAATTGATCAGAGAATAAGTTTTATCGGTCGGGACTTGTCTCGAATGGGGAAGCTTCCCGTTTATAGACGGGGAATGAGGTACGAAGTGGGGGATAAATGGGGCCCGTGACAGGATTATATTCCCCACCCGGCCAATTCTCTACTCCTGCCctacttaatataaatatagattCAACacataacaataaaatatattaaaatttaaatttttaaaaattatgttagtagtttataaaatatattaatttattaaagtatattctataaaataattattatttttaaatagaaaaaaataattctccGCCTAGTTtcgcaaaaataaaatggagtaGTAGAAATGAGAAAGACTTTCCCGTCCCAACGTGTCATCTTTAGTCTTTATGTGAGGGCGTAGGAGACAGTAAACTCATCTTTAGCCTTTATGAGGGTGTAAGAGAACAGTAAACTTTTAGTTCCAACGTCTATAATCTTTTCTTATTAGAGTTTTTATTTCAATGTTCAATTCTTTGAATCAAATATCTTActaagaaaaatgaatttctGAAGTAGTGTGAAGCTCCAAATCTTTGGTTTGGTTAAAACAATTGCATAGCTTTGAGCCCAGGAAGTTTGAATGTGACGATTGTTATATCTATCTGATGATAACACTACTTGAGATCCAAACTTCggcattaaattgtatgcaaTGCATGTTCATCATTGTATTCTACATGTTATTTCCAATACTTTGTGTTTATATGCCAAGTTATAAGatccaaaaaacaaaagattggAAAGAGTATTACGATCATTGGCTGGAGAATCGAGAACTTTTGTTTATCTTTCTAAATTCTGGATAAAATGTCAGAAATGGCCATCACAATGTTATCGTAGCACTGCCAAACTCGTTCCGCATCTTTATCTCTCGCCGCATAATCCATCTGCAAATCgtcaaaattgaagaacagaAGAGTTGAATTGAAGAAGATCATTAAGGCATTGTCAAGCTTCAAACGATCAAATCAAACTTACTCGAGTAACATTGTTGAAGAGAAGAGAATAGAGTCTCCTGAGAGGAGGTCGCTCGGCGGGCGGTTTATATTCAATTATAGTGTACAGGTCCTGTTTCAGCAGCGGCGAACTGCTTCTCAACTGCTTCTGCGCTTCCTTCCAAGACTCCGATTCAATTAAACCTCTCACCTGCAAAACCGCTTCCGCATGGCCTCTGATTCCGCTCTCCGCCTCCTCGAAGCTCTGCTCCGGCGCTATCAATTTCAGATCCAAAGCATTCGCTATTTTCACAGGCGTCGAGGCTACAGACGACGACGCCATTAAAGCTATTAATCCCAGCCCTAATCTTCTGCTTATGCTTCTGCTTATGCTTCTGCAATTGCTACAACGCTTGGCTGTGATGCTGAACAATTGGACGGAGATTataggaggagaagaagaagagaaatggaTACGATTACTGAGGTTCGAGACTGAGATTGGGCTTAATTCCGCCATTGAAGTACAGAGTGAGGCTTCCCCTACTGATCTCTGTCTATTTATAGAAACGAGAAGCTCGGAATGTGCCACGTCAGCAAGAGAGAATTTTAtcagatttatttatttatttaaaattatgtaattattattatttatttatttatttaaaattatgtaattattattatgttacggtaaaaacaaataaagctTAATTTCAAAGAGTGaaattacattaatgaaatgacATTTATTAAGGAAAGATAACAGTCGACCAATTTGATCATATCtcaacattttaatatatattttttatcaaattttgagaTCAACGTTTGAGTGTAAAGTTTCTAACTtctttatcaaattttgagaTCAACGTTTGAGTGTAAAGTTTCTAACTTCAGATCATTCTTTTAGATTGATTCTCAACACAATACTATAACCGAAGAAccatgtttgtttggttgttttctccttctccttgtCAGCAGTGAATACCGGGAGGCTTCTAGGGAATACAAACCCTAGCACAACAAGCACTCCTTTTAACGTCTTCATGTCCCTCCTGTGTGATGACAAGGGTCCCATCATATGCACAAGCAACTGTAATGAGGAGCAAAAAACCTAGCACAACAAGCACTCCTTTTTACGTCTTCATGTCCCTCCTGTGTGGCGACACGAGTCCCATCATATGTACAAGCAACTGTAGTCAGGAGCCAACCTTGAGCTAAACCGTTAGAAACAGGCAAGAAAAAGACCCCCTAAACAgattatcaaagaaaaaagcCCCGCTCCGAAAAAGATTAACATTCGGCTCATTAGGGATATCATGCCACTTTGGTAAGTGAATAATCCTAATGGTAGAAAAAACTCCCTCCCATTTGATAACCTATGAAGAAAAGAACACTAGAAGTGACACGATAAATCAGATTCGAGACAACATAAACTAAAGGAACAAATGGAGCAAGATGATCATAATGAACAGCTCGAGACGTTCAACGTGTAATATTCCTTATCTAAGTAAACGATGTGCGTGTATTTTAACCAGTCTTTGAAAATGATAGTTGTTTGAGAGTATTTATAAGCAAAGGAATTATGAATACAAAGAGTTTACACACACTGATCTAATTTGAAGGCATTCATTCAACTGCATATCTAGTTTGATTCCAAGTTCCAAAGTAAACGTCTTCCAAACGCTCGTACAGTTCCCCTAATAGCTCAGTATTCCAACGAACCAACAGACGGTAGCCCCGAAACATTTTCGGCTTCATTGCTACCACTGGTTAGTCGCTGACCATCGATAGGGTTGAAGGACTCGATTACCTGTTCCCTTAGTTCCTGAACGTCTTGAGGAGAAAGTATCTTGATATACCAAACGTTATTGACAAATGCCCTGCAACATATAAGAACAGTACATGCAGAATTAGCAGACAGGAATTTAGGACAGGTTACGAAATTCTTCGTCTCAGAAGTCGATACCAGTTGAGAAAACCATGTGCAGTTCGGTTACTGTTATAGAGAAGTTTCGAAGAAATTTAGGACATGAAACGACGAGCTTTTGCTTTTCAGTATTAAACGAAAACAATTTGGAATGATGGTACCATTTTCACTGTAAGCATAAGCCTATAAAGGGTATGCATGGAAGTGAATATACTGTTGAGCTCGGGCTATTTAAATGGAAAGGCGTCCAAGTACTTACTCCCAAGGGTCGTCTCCAAGGAGAAGTGCATCGTTCTCCCTGTCGACAAATACAAGCTGCCAGCCTGATCTACGAGGGTCTTCCAACTGTCCCTCTATGCCAAACATCTGAGCCAGCTCCTCTCGCAGCTCCTGATAGCTACTGAACCGGGAGATGTCTAGCGAACGCCCAATGGACCCGGTTTTGTAAACCTGCAAGAAAAGGATTTATAAGCCAGCACACAGCTAAGATAACAGAATTCACCACGTGTATTTGCCCGGTTCAAACCTTCACAAATGTCTGAGTTGGATTCGACGGATCAACTTGCCCCGAGCTGTGCAATAACTCGGACGAGCCTTGAACACAATTGTACAAAGAATTCTGAAATCCAGAATCTCCCAGTGGCATTGAGGTTGAATCAGGAGCAATTGATGGAGAAGCATAAGTGGGCACATTAGAGGGAAGCAGAAGCCCAGATGAATCAATATTAACACCAAAAAGTGTAGGACTTGGAGAATCTGAGTTACAATTTCCCAGCTCCAAAATCGAGTCTCTACCAGAAAATGGAAAGGACATCGAGTTTGGGTGAGCGTCAACCGGTGAATGAGCATTCTTAGAAACAGGAGATTGTTGAGGTAACTGCTCGGTTAAGATCGATTGCCCGCTTCTATAAATATTGGAAAGATTTCCAGTCCCTTCAGCACATGATGAAGCAATTATGTTTCTTCTAGAGGAAATGGATTCTGggtaatttgaattcgaatcCACAAGGTTTGATCTGGGAAACGTGGGCGATGGCACGTTTGAATGCCCGCCCTGATGAAATTGATTGCTTTGAACCTGAACGGTATCGTGATACGTATGTTGTTGCTGGTTCGGCAGATCCTCGGGTTGATTTTGTAGCGTTTGCTGAAGAATGTGTTGGGGTAGGTTTTCTGCCATAACTTGGCTTGGTGCTTGCAGGATGTTCTGAGACATAGATTGTTGAACCAATTGATGTTGTTGCAGCTGCAACAGAGAATTATGGAGGCCTGCCTGTTGAGCGTATTGGAACGGCTGTTGAAGATGCATAATCTGCTGTCTCAGCATATCGACACCTCCAAGGTTCGGCATTCCAGCAGCCAACATGGCTTGATACTGTTGGTTATGATCATTTCCAAACATGGAAGAATCAAGTCTCTGCTGCAACCAGGGCAGTGAACCCGCGGATTGCAAATTCAGCGAGTGTAGAGCTTGTTCCCCGACTCCTCCCCGTAGCCACATTAAGCCATTCGATGCATCATCTCTGTTATCTGTAAGGAAATAGACCATTAAAAAACGTCGTGACCCGTGAGAATAAGCAATCCCTGGTAAATGACAAAACAGGGTGCCAAAATTTCCTAAAACAAGccataaaaaaatggaatgatAGAAGATACACAGAAGAGCACGAGGAATGCATTAACAAAATATCGATATGCTGATATGGAAGAAATAATCTATCAAAAACAAGAATCCAATAACAAAATAGAGAATATGCTGGTACTTATAAGTTATATTtcattggaaaagaaaatccaaaaacaaaatacagaTACGTGgatacaaaattttgaaatctggAACTAGAAAGAAGCACAAGTAATAGcatcaatgtgagatcccacgtcggttggggaggagaacaaaatatttttttataagggtgtggaaacctttccctagccgGCACGTTTTAAATACTTTAAGGGAAttccaaaagagaaagcccaaagagaacaatatctgctagaggtgggctttggctgttacagatggtatGAGCTAGACTctgaagggtgtggaaacctctcccttgcagacgcattttaaaaaccttaagggaagtccgaaagggaaatcccaaagatgacaatatctgctagcaatagacttgggctgttacagatggtatcagagccagacactgggcaatatgccaacgaggaggctgagccccaaaggggggtggacacgaggcggtgtgccagtaaggcgctgggccctgaacgggggtggattgggggggtcccacattgattgaagaagggaatttgtgccagcaaggacgctgggcttgGGAGGAAGGGGgtgagattgtgagatcccacatcgattggggaggagaacaaagcattcattatgagggtgtggaaatctctccctagcaaatgcacgttttaaaaaccttgaagggaaacccgaaagggaaagcccaaagaggaaaatatcgGCTAGTAGTAGGATTGGGctcgataattttttaaaaagctgCCAGCAAACGTAATCCAAAATGAACGTGTGATCCCAATCATGTTAACTCCCCTTCTTTATCCTCACACTTCTGCACAGACTCCAACCAGTAATCCAAAATCAATTCATTTGATACCTAAAGGACATATTTTTATCCACTTAGCATTACAAAGCATCAAAGACTTCAGAAAATAGTTCACACACCTAATTCAGAGCGCAGAAATGAGTTAAGTAAATACAAAACGAATACCATGAACAGACGAGACTCCAGGATGCCATGGACGTTTCAATCGAAGCGGAAAAAGGGAAGGGTACATCGGAAATGTAGTTAAAGGCTCAATTTCCCACAACGATACCCTTGGCTGCCTCTCCCCAGCTGTTGACTCATCCCACCCGACCTGCAAAAGGACATAGTAACACAAATAAAGGCCAATGGTCAAGGTACCGAAAGGAACAAATTCTCTCCATTGCTATCTAATGTTATGGTTTACGGAATAACAAATTGATAATTCACAAAACCTTCACAGTAGAAAAGCTGACACTGAACTGCTGAAGTTTTAGAACAAAATCATTTGAGCACCCTAAACGACGAATGTCAAACCGACAATCTTTTCCGTATACTAACAAATACTActaaactttaaatatatttgaagtgCATTAAAGCATATTTTCAGACCACTGTTCGTATAACCATAGACTTTTTCTGTACTGAAACTACTGTAAGAGAGTTTAACTCTAATTTTGAGCGACCGAAAAGAACACGAGTTACTAAATCAGCCGTACAGTAGAGAAAATAGTCATTCCTACTTGAGGCAAAAATATCTTAGCATATGGTACTACATTAAGTAGAGAGAAAGATAATGTGATAGTAAATGGAGCAAGTGTTTTTGTGGAACTGTTGTAGAAATAAAGCTGAAACACCTTGACAGAACGCCAATGAGAATTCGACCAACGAACAGGATCGAGATCACTTATTCCAGTTATAGTACCCATGTACCTGACAATTCAACTATCCACATATTAGCATGCAGAAACATGCATATGCCCGAAATAAAAGGTAGAATTTTAGCCTTGACACTGTCGAAGAATGCAATAAAAGTAACAATCTATATTTCATATAAAGTCTTTGTCTAATACTTTTGCTATATCTCTACATAGTCACAGATTATATTTCTGCATAGTCACTAAAGCCAAAAGAGaattttctttagaaaaaaagctcaaagagaaacATAAAATCTATTAAGGGACCAAACATCACTCGATCTCTCGAGCCCTCTAATTATTTCTCTCCTCCCAAAGCTCCCACGAGATGGTACTCTAACTTGCCGCAAAAACTTTCGTTTCTAGCAAACGGGGGAATTTAGAAGGAAATCCTTGATCATATTTCTGCAACCCCTCTAGCTAGCCAAATCGAGACCGGACTTTCAAATAACAAATTCCAAACAGCATAATCTACATCGCAACTCAAGCAGCCCCTTACAATGAATGGAACACCAAGGCCCCACTAAGTTCACATTTCTCCACCCTATCTAAGGTGTTACTATTTTGTGGAGGATCTACCAAGCAAAAAACATAACCTTTTTGCGAATTTTCATCTTCCACGATGAAGTGAAGTCAAAATCACTCGAAGGAGAGCGATTGACTAGGTAAGAAAAAAGGATCTAAACGAAAAGCCAACAAGCAGACTAGGACTCCAACATGAACATATCACCTCGCCAGAGTACAATGAAAGTCACCCAGAAAAGAAGGTTGACAACTTCCAAAGCTTCcttatcaaacaaaaaaagctTTGGAAACCCAACATAAACAAATGAGAGGGCCCAAGCTGAGGcaaaacatgaaaagaaaggGTACTCCTCAGCAGTACCTTTCTGGTCTAGACCTTTCGTTTTCCGTTTTGGTAGGAAAAAGAACGGCACATAAAAAATGGCATATACAAGTAGGGGAAAAACACCTCAACCAAGGATTGCAATTTGCAAAGAACGCCTCATATTGTTCAAACCTCCCGCCATGTA
This genomic window from Cucurbita pepo subsp. pepo cultivar mu-cu-16 chromosome LG01, ASM280686v2, whole genome shotgun sequence contains:
- the LOC111809638 gene encoding psbQ-like protein 3, chloroplastic, with translation MAELSPISVSNLSNRIHFSSSSPPIISVQLFSITAKRCSNCRSISRSISRRLGLGLIALMASSSVASTPVKIANALDLKLIAPEQSFEEAESGIRGHAEAVLQVRGLIESESWKEAQKQLRSSSPLLKQDLYTIIEYKPPAERPPLRRLYSLLFNNVTRMDYAARDKDAERVWQCYDNIVMAISDILSRI
- the LOC111794026 gene encoding auxin response factor 8-like isoform X2, with amino-acid sequence MLSIESDWVKLDMKLSTSGFGQQDHEGGEKKCLNSELWHACAGPLVSLPTSGTRVVYFPQGHSEQVAATTNKEVDGHIPNYPNLPPQLICQLHNVTMHADVETDEVYAQMTLQPLTAQEQKDTFLPMELGIPSRQPTNYFCKTLTASDTSTHGGFSVPRRAAEKVFPPLDFSQQPPAQELIARDLHDVEWKFRHIFRGQPKRHLLTTGWSVFVSAKRLVAGDSVLFIWNEKNQLLLGIRRATRPQTVMPSSVLSSDSMHIGLLAAAAHAAATNSCFTVFYNPRASPSEFVIPLTKYVKAVFHTRVSVGMRFRMLFETEESSVRRYMGTITGISDLDPVRWSNSHWRSVKVGWDESTAGERQPRVSLWEIEPLTTFPMYPSLFPLRLKRPWHPGVSSVHDNRDDASNGLMWLRGGVGEQALHSLNLQSAGSLPWLQQRLDSSMFGNDHNQQYQAMLAAGMPNLGGVDMLRQQIMHLQQPFQYAQQAGLHNSLLQLQQHQLVQQSMSQNILQAPSQVMAENLPQHILQQTLQNQPEDLPNQQQHTYHDTVQVQSNQFHQGGHSNVPSPTFPRSNLVDSNSNYPESISSRRNIIASSCAEGTGNLSNIYRSGQSILTEQLPQQSPVSKNAHSPVDAHPNSMSFPFSGRDSILELGNCNSDSPSPTLFGVNIDSSGLLLPSNVPTYASPSIAPDSTSMPLGDSGFQNSLYNCVQGSSELLHSSGQVDPSNPTQTFVKVYKTGSIGRSLDISRFSSYQELREELAQMFGIEGQLEDPRRSGWQLVFVDRENDALLLGDDPWEAFVNNVWYIKILSPQDVQELREQVIESFNPIDGQRLTSGSNEAENVSGLPSVGSLEY
- the LOC111794026 gene encoding auxin response factor 8-like isoform X1; translation: MLSIERYEFPAGFLSCPLGFYYSFLFLIFLCFETFFSDWVKLDMKLSTSGFGQQDHEGGEKKCLNSELWHACAGPLVSLPTSGTRVVYFPQGHSEQVAATTNKEVDGHIPNYPNLPPQLICQLHNVTMHADVETDEVYAQMTLQPLTAQEQKDTFLPMELGIPSRQPTNYFCKTLTASDTSTHGGFSVPRRAAEKVFPPLDFSQQPPAQELIARDLHDVEWKFRHIFRGQPKRHLLTTGWSVFVSAKRLVAGDSVLFIWNEKNQLLLGIRRATRPQTVMPSSVLSSDSMHIGLLAAAAHAAATNSCFTVFYNPRASPSEFVIPLTKYVKAVFHTRVSVGMRFRMLFETEESSVRRYMGTITGISDLDPVRWSNSHWRSVKVGWDESTAGERQPRVSLWEIEPLTTFPMYPSLFPLRLKRPWHPGVSSVHDNRDDASNGLMWLRGGVGEQALHSLNLQSAGSLPWLQQRLDSSMFGNDHNQQYQAMLAAGMPNLGGVDMLRQQIMHLQQPFQYAQQAGLHNSLLQLQQHQLVQQSMSQNILQAPSQVMAENLPQHILQQTLQNQPEDLPNQQQHTYHDTVQVQSNQFHQGGHSNVPSPTFPRSNLVDSNSNYPESISSRRNIIASSCAEGTGNLSNIYRSGQSILTEQLPQQSPVSKNAHSPVDAHPNSMSFPFSGRDSILELGNCNSDSPSPTLFGVNIDSSGLLLPSNVPTYASPSIAPDSTSMPLGDSGFQNSLYNCVQGSSELLHSSGQVDPSNPTQTFVKVYKTGSIGRSLDISRFSSYQELREELAQMFGIEGQLEDPRRSGWQLVFVDRENDALLLGDDPWEAFVNNVWYIKILSPQDVQELREQVIESFNPIDGQRLTSGSNEAENVSGLPSVGSLEY